DNA from Daucus carota subsp. sativus chromosome 1, DH1 v3.0, whole genome shotgun sequence:
TTTAAAACCCGGTTTCTTACTTAGAACTTTCAAAAAGTTGAATACTCGGTTGATTTAACCCTTACTACATCCTacatcaacatttcagaaaaagaATTTGTTATCTCTTCATTATTTATCTTCATTACTTAGACTAACGAATCATTCAATTCATGACTGGCCAAATCATTGATACAAATAATATCCAAATACCAAATACGCCTTCTATATAACCTATGCGAAGTGGAAGAAGCTCTTGGAAAGGTCAAATAAAGGACTTGCTCTTCCGCCGTAAAGAATTCTTCCAATAACCCCGAGCCCGATCTTTTCAAAAAAGCACGTACAGTACTTTTATGTTTACGAGCCAAAGTTCTAGCACAAGACAGCCGAAGTATATACTTTATTCGATACAAACTCTTTTTTTGTGAGGATCCactaaaaaaatgagaaagatTTCTGCATATACGCCCAAATCGGACAATAATATCAGAATCTGATAAATCAGTCCAAACCGCCTTACTAATAGGGTGCCCCAATACGTTACAAAATCTCGCCTTAGCCAATGATCCAATCAGAGGAACAATTGGAACAAGAGTATCGAACTTTTTAATAGGATTATCAATTATAAATGCATTTTCTAACATTTGACTGCGGACCATTGAAGGGTTTAGTCCCGCACTTGATATATATCCCAGAAGAGATAgggaattattatataattggtTTATACAGATCCGTCCCGGCTGAGACCATAGGTAAAAACGACATTCCCATAAATTGACAAAGTAATATGTCCATTTTTTCATCAAAGGGGGTGTCCCTTTTGAAGCGAGAATTGATTTTCCTTGATACCTAACATAATGCATGAAAGGATCCTTAAACAACCATAGATTGGCCTGAAAGGCCTTAGCAAAAGCTTCTACAAGTACAAGATGTTCTAGTTTTCCATAGAAATAGATTCGTTCAAGAAGGGTTCCAGAAGAGGTTGAACATAAATGAGAAGATTGGTTACGAAGAAAGACGAAGATGGATTCATATTCACATATATGAGAATTATATAGGACGAAGAAAaacctttgatttctttttgaaaaaaaagaacTGGCTTTATTTGGCGTATTCCAACTACGATACTCATGGAGAAAGAATCGTAATAAATGTAAAGAAGAAGCGTCTTTTACCCAGTAGCGCAGAGTTTGAATCAATATTTCCAGATGGGCTGGGTAGGGTATTAGTATCTctaatacataaattaaatGTGAAAAATTGTCCTCTAAAAAAGGGAATATTGAATGAATTGATCGTAAATTATTAGATTTCACTATTCCTTTCTTTTCTAGCGAAGATAATAATCGGAGATAAACGGAATTTCTACAATGACTGCAAATCCTTCTGATAtcatttgaaaagaaaaattattgttGCGTCCAAAAAATCTATTTTGGTTAAAATCATTATCAAAAAGAATCAAATGCTTCTGCTCATACTGATACATTCGCTCAATTGCACGTTTCACAATTAGTAAACTGAATTTATTATAACCCACATTTTCCAAAAAATGGATCTATTTCTATTTAAACCATGATCATGCGCAAGTGCATAAATATACTCCTGAAAGATAAGTGGATATAAGAAGTAGTGTTGTTGAGATCTATTAGCTTTAAATATCTTTGGAATTCCTCCATTTGAAATTCTAGTTGAACTAAAGGTAGAGGATTTTGGGGGTTATCAATGAAACATAGTGCGATATAGTCAAAACGAGGTATTCTAGTAATAAACGAATAGATACCTCGGATACAGGTAAACTTATCAACGGATCCTCTATCCTCTCTTTTCCATTTAAACGAAAAATTTATATTCGTATAGGATAACAAAATACTTAGAAATCCTTTATTTTTTCACCCTAATCGCTCTTTtgattttggaatttttttatcaatataCTGTTTCTTCTACACGCATTTCTCATTTGTATTCCATAACGGAAAATGTCAATAGTTaggattcaaaaaaaaatccgtTCATGGGATAATCTCTTCCCGTATCAGGTACTAATACATTTTTAACGTCTAATTAGATCGGGTAATCGTTCAAATTAAGAACAGAAGCTCGTTGCTTTTTTCCCTATAATCAATAAATTGAAGCCATTAGGGCTCTATCTCTATCCATTTATTCATCCGACCCAACTTGAAATTGAATTCATTTTGTTCCGTTTCAAAAAAGAACACAAGGGTTTGTACCTATTCGGAAAGAATGAAATATTCCTCAGAAATCTTCGTTGATCCGACATGCTCTTTTTTCCATTCATTCCCTTTCAGGATCAGTCGTGGTCTTCCAAACTTTACCGATGGTATGGACGAATCCCTCGCTTCATCCAAATGTGTAAAAGATCCTAGCCGCACTTAAAAGCCGAGTACTCTACCGTTGAGTTAGCAACCCGAATATAAAAAGCTTATGGAGAtacaatcaaaaaaaaaaaaaaaagatagataaatgtaaaaatttatAGACCACCTCTTAGTTCTTATGTTATcgactttttaataaaaacccCTAGTATTCTATCTTAGTTCCAATTTTATTCTATTACAAAGAATCCAAGGAATCCCATCATTGAATCATTTGAATCATTTGAATAATATAAGGttataagataaaaataaaacCTCTCggacataaataaatttatctaCTTATCACGATGAATTATATTTGTTCGATACGCTGTTGTCAATATAACTgttgagaaaagaaaaaaaatgtaatttattcattaaaaaaggGCTTGTGTTGGATTGGCACTTTATAGCTGAAAAAAGTTTAGATAAAGGAATAAAGAAGGAACAAGTAGAAAAAATATCagatttatattgatttattttattcaatcaaTAATAAGTAACTAGAATAAAAAAAGGAGGATTACTTGGTTATTACTTATTAGTATAGTTCCAACGAAAACCGAAGAATTGAAGGAACTCCCATATTGGGATTTATAGAACAAGGCCCGCTGAGTTTTGTCGTTCTAGAACATGAGATTTTATAGAAGCAATCACAAATAGATATGAGTAGaatccaaaaaagaaaaatctaaatacaaaaaattttaatttatagaaTTACTACTCCTTCTATGTCTTTATTTccttaattaaattttgttgattAGGAACAAGCTACTTAAAAACTTCCCGCCTTTTTTAAAAGATCCCGAACAGTTCCTGTGGGCTGAGCGCCCTTTTCAAGGAAATATAGAATAGCAGGAACGTTAAATAACTTTGATTCTTATCGGATCATAAAAACCTACGTTCCGAAGATCTCTTCCTTCTCTTCGGGATCGAACATCAATGCAACGCTTCGATAGACGGCATCTGGGATCGATCTAAGTAAATGAACAAGACCCCCCCCTAGAAACGTATAGGAAGTTTTCTCCTCGTACGGCTCGAGAAAAAATGATTTGGAGTTTTGTCTACAGTATAGAATTTTAATTAATGGCAAAGGAGTtgataaaagaaatataatggGATTTAACTCATTTTTTTCTTCCCCCTCCTGAAAAAATCATTTGTCCCATAACTCAAGTTGGATAATTTCCAAATAGCTTAAAAGAAAACAAATCTTTAGGCAATTTACTTTCATTTTTTGAATGGTCTTTAACCCCCTCCTGTTGTCTCATTATCTTTTatgctttttattattatagatctAGAGATTATACCTCAATTAGTTAGACAATTTAAAACGGCGTTTCCTTGTTCTGGGCatcctttttctttgttttaaatctttaaatcaGTGGGTTTAGACATACTTCGGTGCTTCATTAATCCTTACAAGTGGCAGCAACTACCCCTTTTTGTGATTTCTTTCTATCAAACACATCATAAACTCTCGCATTCCGCCGCGATACACTTTGAATCGAAAgactttttcaattttcaacaaattttacttttaaatttaaaacttgaCTGACATCGGATCCTTTCGATTTAATATTGATATACTTACGAAGTTGTTCCAATTTTGATGGTATTAACCCTAGTTCTTGGCCCCCTGAAAGCATGAAAATCCATAGTTTCTACCCGAAGCCTCCATCATGTACTCTTTGTTCATTAGGCAACCTACAACCAAATAAGGATTCGATTAAACGCAAACAGCTTTCGGGTCAAGATCTTCATTCATAAAAAAAGAATGGCGGATGTAAGAATAAAAATCACACCGGATCGTGTCCTCAAGTCGCACGTGCTTTTACCACAGCGTTTCCAACGAAGTTTTACGCATAACCACAACATTCCTCGAATTTGGAAACCATCATGGAAATTGATTCAATATGGAATCATCATAGATCGATCATTGGTTCAGCGTATACATAAACCTTTTAATCATACCCTTTTTTTCTTTCTATACGAGtcgtaaattttattttgaaacaatCTTGGCAAGAACCCCAACCTCGGAAGCCGTTCAAACAGGCATAGGCCAATTAAATGGTATTCCCATAGCACTTGGGGTTATGGATTTTCAGTTTATGGGGGGTAGTATGGGATCCGTGGTTGGAGAGAAAATAACCCGTTTGATTGAGTACGCTACTAACCAATTGCTCCCTCTTATTATAGTATGTGCTTCTGGTGGGCGCGTATGCAGAGGGAAGTTTGAGTTAATGCAAATGGCTAAAATATCTTCTGCTTATATGATTAtcaatcaaataaaaagttattcTATGTACCAATTCTTACATCTCCTACTACAGGGGGGGTGACTGCTAGTTTTGGTATGTTGGGAGATATCATTATGCCGAACCCACGCCTATATTGCATTTGCGGGTAAAAGAGTAATTGAACAAACATTGAATAAAAACCAGTACCTTGAGGTTCACAGGCGGCTGAATATTTATTCCAGAAGGGCTTATTCGATCTAATCGTACCACGTAATCTTTTAAAAAGCGTTCTGAGTGAGTTATTTCAGCTCCACGCTTTCTTTcctttgaataaaaattcaatagAGCATTAAGCTCCTTTTATTTGTAGCAAACAAGTAATTTGTTTATCAGAATCCAAGTAAAACGAATATGAATGGGTGTCCTTTGTTGACATAAGATCTAAATTGTAAAAAGAATCAAAAGCAAAAGTCGCGGATAACtcttttttatctatattcttGATTACTAATTAAGTTAAGAGGCCTCTACCAACAAGAAAAAAGTGAATTATTTTTTTCGTCAAACGCCAAATTATAGGAAAATCCAAATTTTTGTTCTACGTCTTACGTATGTATATAGAATCCAAATTTTGTACCTTCTATACTCACTTAGATATATACTTAGTTATACTAATAAAACTTTGAATTcgatatattattaattataattattgagTTGAATTCTGAATAAGATAAGatatctttataaataataacagGTACAAATAGTAAATTGAGGTATCCTTTATATGACAACTTTCGACTTTCCCTCTGTTTTGGTGCCTTTAGTGGGCTAATATTTCCGGCAATGGCAATGGCTTCTTTATTTCTTCATGTTCAAAATAATAAGACTGTTTAGATCTGATGGGCCCAACTCTCatccatttttttttcaaaactaagACTTGTATCATAACGCAAATACCTATTTATTGTATTTATTGTAAGATTTATTGTAAGAAGGTATAACATGTGGCGCTTCCGTCGAAAGGAGTGCTTTGACCTGTAGAAAGATGATACGGGGTAAAggaattatatatttgaaaaaatatcagGATCGCCGGATGGCTGAACTGTAAAATTGGtacatctatatctatatatatatatcgatggGATCATACGAAGggtatgtttttattttagatCTAACCAACTTGATAAATTACTCTTAAAGGTTTAGATCAAACTAAGTACTAGTTGATGAGAGTTACTTCGGAAACAAAAAGAGTAAAGTCTAGGGTATTCTCTCAATTCCAATAAAACGAAACCGGATCAAGTATGAGTTGTCGATCAGAACATATATGGATACAACCTATAACGGGATCGCGAAAAACAAGTAATTTATGCTGGGCCATTATCCTTTTTTTAGGTTCATTAGGATTCTTATTGGTTGGAACTTCCAGTTATCTTGGGAGAAACTTGATATCTTTATTTCCGTCTCAGCAAATCCTTTTTTTTCCACAAGGGATTGTGATGTCTTTCTATGGGATCGCGGGTCTCTTTATTAGCTCCTATTTGTGGTGCACAATTTCGTGGAATGTAGGGGGTGGTTATGATCGATTCGATAGAAAAGAAGGAATGGTGTGTCTTTTTCGTTGGGGATTCCCTGGAAAAAATCGTCGCATCTTCCTACGATTCCTTATAAA
Protein-coding regions in this window:
- the LOC135150706 gene encoding photosystem I assembly protein Ycf4 encodes the protein MSCRSEHIWIQPITGSRKTSNLCWAIILFLGSLGFLLVGTSSYLGRNLISLFPSQQILFFPQGIVMSFYGIAGLFISSYLWCTISWNVGGGYDRFDRKEGMVCLFRWGFPGKNRRIFLRFLIKDIQSVRIEVKEGIYARRVLYMDIRGQGAIPLTRTDENVTPREIEQKAAELAYFLRVPIEVF